The DNA region CACCAGTATCCACAAAACGCTGTTTCAAGGGACTTAGTGAGCGATCTTCCTCCCTGTTGTATTGGATAAATACCAGGTTCCATAGCTCGATATATCGGTCACAATCGCCATTTACAGTACAAATATGGCCGGGCACTCCCTGTTTATTGCAATGCTCTATACCTCTGTCAATATGGATCTCAGAGCAGGGTCCGCAAGGTCCTGTATCTCCCATTTCCCAAAAGTTATCTTTATCGTCATGATATGAGATATGAGAAGGATCAATATCGGTTTGTTCTTGCCATAAATCGTGTGCCTCGCTATCGCTTTTGTGAACGGTAGCGTAAAGAAGCTTTTTATCCAGCTTCCAATTCTC from Candidatus Cloacimonadota bacterium includes:
- a CDS encoding alanine--tRNA ligase — its product is MLNSKEIRSQFIEFFKEKGHSFVHSSPVIPQNDPTLLFANAGMNQFKSIFLGNKEAEVSRAVNSQKCIRAGGKHNDLEEVGKDGYHHTFFEMLGNWSFGDYYKKEAISWAWELLTENWKLDKKLLYATVHKSDSEAHDLWQEQTDIDPSHISYHDDKDNFWEMGDTGPCGPCSEIHIDRGIEHCNKQGVPGHICTVNGDCDRYIELWNLVFIQYNREEDRSLSPLKQRFVDTG